A section of the Flavobacteriales bacterium genome encodes:
- a CDS encoding polysaccharide deacetylase family protein has product MRPPKVYRWLFKEAVFRVKNCGNKVYLTFDDGPEQEATPFVLDVLETHGVKATFFILGKNADQHPELVQKMREQGHAIGNHGMDHLNGWTTPTEQYKQNAFEGKRVFSSVLFRPPYGKLTLSQYKALKDTEKIVFWDVISGDFDQKIDEQTVIHNVLKNVRSGSIIVMHDSKKAMKNLQGSLNEIILGLKGKGYDFGVLQGPFEV; this is encoded by the coding sequence ATTCGTCCGCCAAAGGTTTACAGATGGCTTTTTAAAGAAGCTGTATTTAGGGTAAAGAACTGCGGGAACAAGGTTTATCTCACGTTTGATGATGGACCTGAACAGGAAGCAACTCCGTTTGTGCTAGACGTCTTAGAAACGCACGGAGTGAAAGCTACGTTTTTCATACTTGGAAAGAATGCAGATCAGCACCCAGAATTGGTGCAGAAAATGAGAGAACAAGGACACGCGATCGGAAATCATGGAATGGACCACCTCAATGGATGGACCACTCCAACCGAACAGTACAAGCAGAATGCTTTCGAAGGTAAGCGGGTGTTCTCCTCTGTGCTTTTTCGTCCACCGTACGGAAAGCTCACGCTATCTCAATACAAAGCTTTAAAAGACACCGAGAAAATTGTCTTTTGGGATGTGATTTCGGGAGATTTTGATCAAAAGATCGATGAACAGACAGTTATTCACAATGTGTTGAAAAATGTTAGAAGCGGCAGCATTATTGTGATGCATGACAGTAAAAAGGCGATGAAAAACCTTCAGGGATCGCTGAATGAAATTATCTTAGGACTTAAAGGAAAAGGATACGATTTCGGGGTGCTTCAAGGCCCTTTCGAAGTCTAA
- a CDS encoding DUF2723 domain-containing protein codes for MSKYRLMNNLTGWLVFFVASFVYVSTIEPTASWWDCGEYISASYKLMVGHEPGAPMFQMLARFFAIFAGDDVTQVAKWVNTMSALASAFTILFLFWSITHFAKKLVIGKDGDENDFAKILAVMGSGAVGALAFTFSDSFWFSAVEGEVYALSSMFTALVFWVILKWESVADEPHADRYIVLIALLFGMSIGVHLLNLLAIPAITFVYYFKRFKPTTIGFLGAGVASLAILVFVQYGIIPYVVKVASWFELLFVNSMKLPFNSGLFFYLILLGAAIVFGLYYTKKQKMVTANTVILSMMMLLVGYSAYTLTVIRSMANPPMDESNPDNVFALQSYLNREQYGDRPLFYGPYFNAEYVGKEDGDKVYYQAKESYEVSGRKSIAEYDPKMSGLFPRMYSNQAHHIEEYKSWTGAKGGDVKPTLGQNLAFFFKYQIGHMYLRYLMWNFAGRQNDVQGHGEINHGNWISGIPFIDEMRLGPQDNLPISITSNKAHNKFYMLPLILGLIGFVFQYYRDKESAWLVGLMFLMTGLAIVVYLNQYPIQPRERDYAYVGSFYAFAMWIGLGVAAIYDALKEKAPKVVAAGVATVLSLSAPYVMAKDGWDDHDRSDRYAARDIAVNYLETCAPNAILFTNGDNDTFPLWYAQEVEGVRTDIRVVNLSLFNTNWYIDQLRRAAYDAAPIPFTFSEEDLLGEKRLQIPIYDRKIPGNVELKEVLDFVAQDDKQYMLQTRVGDFNYMPTGNLKITVDSAKVMSTGTVRPDQADRIVKEMVWKIKGSSITRNHLMVLDILANTNWERPIYFAVTVGGDNYLGLEKYFQIEGLAYRLVPIERANKDGQTGEVNNVAMYENMVNKFKWGNMDKPQVYHGTETERMSLNYRSMYARLANSLIEDGKKEEALKTLDRCMEAIPHESILLNFSAAGLAEGYYKLGEFEKANDIALKLMDVYAQEIEYYTRLDRSQVARLGNEPEIAMSVLQKLLILARIHKQDELLKTIEARFDEIESKYIQSPLSSK; via the coding sequence ATGAGCAAGTACAGATTGATGAACAACCTTACGGGTTGGTTGGTGTTTTTTGTGGCATCATTCGTTTACGTTTCTACGATTGAGCCAACAGCAAGTTGGTGGGATTGCGGAGAATATATTTCCGCCTCTTATAAGTTAATGGTTGGTCACGAACCTGGAGCACCAATGTTTCAGATGTTAGCACGATTCTTCGCCATTTTTGCTGGAGATGATGTAACGCAAGTGGCCAAATGGGTAAACACAATGTCTGCTCTTGCCAGTGCTTTCACTATTTTATTTCTGTTCTGGTCTATTACCCATTTTGCCAAGAAATTGGTAATCGGAAAGGATGGAGATGAGAACGATTTCGCCAAGATCTTGGCCGTAATGGGAAGCGGTGCTGTTGGTGCTCTGGCCTTCACGTTTTCTGATTCATTCTGGTTCTCGGCTGTTGAAGGCGAGGTTTATGCGCTTTCTTCCATGTTTACAGCGCTGGTTTTTTGGGTCATTCTTAAATGGGAATCCGTGGCAGACGAACCGCATGCCGACCGTTACATTGTACTTATTGCGTTGCTTTTTGGTATGTCAATCGGAGTTCACTTGCTGAACCTGCTTGCCATTCCGGCCATCACTTTCGTTTATTACTTCAAGCGATTCAAGCCAACTACGATCGGTTTCCTTGGTGCAGGCGTTGCCTCGTTGGCCATCTTGGTGTTCGTTCAATATGGCATCATTCCTTATGTGGTGAAAGTGGCTTCATGGTTCGAACTGCTGTTCGTCAATTCCATGAAACTGCCATTCAATTCTGGTTTGTTCTTCTACCTGATATTATTAGGTGCCGCAATCGTTTTCGGATTGTATTACACCAAAAAGCAGAAGATGGTAACCGCAAACACGGTTATTCTGAGCATGATGATGTTGCTGGTTGGATATTCAGCATACACGCTAACGGTAATTCGATCTATGGCGAATCCGCCAATGGATGAGAGTAACCCAGACAACGTTTTTGCACTGCAATCATATCTAAATCGAGAACAATACGGAGATCGCCCACTTTTTTACGGACCATATTTCAATGCAGAATATGTAGGAAAAGAAGATGGCGATAAGGTTTACTATCAGGCAAAGGAATCGTACGAGGTTTCTGGCCGAAAGTCCATCGCTGAATATGACCCTAAAATGAGCGGATTGTTTCCTCGTATGTACAGCAATCAAGCACACCATATCGAAGAATACAAAAGCTGGACAGGCGCTAAAGGCGGAGACGTGAAACCAACGTTGGGACAGAATTTGGCCTTCTTCTTCAAGTATCAGATCGGACATATGTACCTACGATATCTGATGTGGAATTTTGCAGGAAGGCAGAATGATGTTCAAGGTCACGGAGAGATCAATCATGGAAACTGGATTTCTGGAATTCCATTTATTGATGAAATGCGTCTTGGACCGCAGGACAATCTTCCAATTTCTATCACCTCAAATAAGGCGCACAACAAGTTTTATATGTTGCCACTTATTCTGGGATTGATCGGATTTGTGTTTCAATATTATAGAGATAAGGAAAGTGCATGGCTGGTTGGTCTCATGTTCCTCATGACAGGCTTGGCCATTGTTGTGTACCTGAACCAATATCCAATTCAACCAAGAGAGCGAGATTACGCTTATGTAGGTTCGTTCTATGCTTTCGCCATGTGGATCGGCTTGGGAGTAGCGGCTATTTACGATGCGCTTAAAGAGAAAGCCCCGAAAGTTGTTGCCGCTGGAGTGGCCACGGTTCTTAGTTTGTCTGCGCCTTACGTAATGGCAAAAGATGGATGGGATGATCACGATCGTTCTGACCGTTACGCGGCACGCGATATTGCAGTCAATTACTTGGAGACATGCGCTCCTAACGCTATACTCTTTACAAATGGCGATAACGACACATTCCCATTGTGGTATGCCCAAGAGGTGGAAGGTGTAAGAACAGACATCCGCGTAGTAAACCTGAGCCTCTTCAACACCAACTGGTACATCGACCAATTGAGAAGAGCAGCTTATGACGCTGCTCCAATTCCGTTCACGTTCAGCGAAGAAGATCTGTTGGGAGAAAAACGGCTTCAGATTCCGATCTACGACAGAAAAATTCCAGGCAACGTAGAGTTAAAGGAAGTATTGGATTTTGTGGCACAGGATGATAAGCAGTACATGCTTCAAACGCGTGTTGGCGATTTCAATTACATGCCAACTGGCAACTTGAAAATCACGGTTGATTCTGCCAAAGTGATGAGTACAGGAACCGTGAGACCTGATCAAGCAGACCGAATTGTGAAAGAGATGGTCTGGAAAATCAAGGGCTCATCAATTACACGTAATCACCTGATGGTGTTGGATATTCTCGCAAACACTAACTGGGAGCGCCCAATTTATTTCGCTGTTACTGTTGGAGGAGACAACTATTTAGGCTTAGAGAAATATTTCCAAATTGAAGGTTTGGCCTACCGATTGGTTCCAATAGAACGAGCTAATAAAGATGGGCAGACAGGAGAAGTGAATAATGTGGCGATGTACGAAAACATGGTCAACAAATTCAAATGGGGCAACATGGATAAACCACAGGTTTATCATGGTACAGAAACTGAGCGAATGAGTTTGAACTACAGAAGCATGTACGCACGACTTGCCAATAGCCTGATTGAAGATGGAAAGAAGGAAGAAGCCTTGAAAACGCTTGATCGCTGTATGGAAGCAATTCCACACGAATCCATCCTTCTTAATTTCTCTGCGGCAGGTTTGGCCGAAGGATATTACAAGCTCGGAGAGTTCGAAAAAGCGAACGACATTGCTTTAAAGCTCATGGATGTGTACGCTCAAGAGATTGAGTATTACACACGACTCGACCGTAGTCAAGTGGCGCGTTTGGGTAACGAACCGGAAATTGCAATGTCTGTACTTCAGAAGTTGTTGATCTTGGCGCGAATCCACAAGCAGGACGAGTTGCTGAAGACCATTGAGGCGCGATTTGACGAAATTGAATCTAAATACATTCAATCACCGCTTTCGAGCAAATAA
- the lepA gene encoding translation elongation factor 4, with protein MKNIRNFCIIAHIDHGKSTLADRLLQVTGTVSDREAQAQVLDDMDLERERGITIKSHAIQMNYRLNGEDYILNLIDTPGHVDFSYEVSRAIAACEGALLIVDAAQGIQAQTISNLYLALEHDLEIIPVLNKIDLDSANPEEVKDQIVELLGCDRGDILAASGKTGVGIPEMLEAIVDRVPAPKGDPEAPLQALIFDSVFNPFRGIIAYFRVMNGSIRKGEQVKFVATGKQYGAEEIGILKLKPSPQSQVFAGNVGYIISGIKTAKEVKVGDTITSVDRPCAEAIQGFENVKPMVFAGIYPVDTEDYEELRTSMDKLQLNDASLTYEPESSAALGFGFRCGFLGMLHMEIIQERLEREFDMTVITTVPNVSYIAHTKKGEKLIINNPSDLPEPNYIDVVEEPYIAAQIITKSEYVGVIMTLCIDKRGILKNQIYLTSDRVELQFELPLGEIVFDFYDKLKSISRGYASFDYQPLDYKPSRLVKLDILLNGDQVDALSALIHMDNAHTLGKKICAKLRELIPRQQFDIAIQAAIGAKIISRETVKAMRKDVTAKCYGGDISRKRKLLEKQKKGKKRMRQVGNVEVPQSAFMAVLKLD; from the coding sequence ATGAAAAACATCCGCAACTTTTGCATCATTGCCCATATTGACCACGGGAAAAGCACGCTGGCCGACCGTCTTTTGCAAGTGACAGGTACTGTTTCTGACCGCGAAGCACAGGCACAAGTATTGGATGACATGGACTTGGAGCGCGAGCGTGGCATTACCATAAAGAGCCATGCAATTCAAATGAACTATCGTTTGAACGGTGAGGATTACATCTTGAACCTGATTGACACTCCCGGACACGTGGATTTCTCGTACGAAGTTTCGCGCGCTATTGCAGCTTGCGAAGGAGCGCTTCTTATTGTAGATGCTGCCCAGGGAATCCAAGCACAGACCATTTCCAATCTTTATTTAGCGTTGGAACATGATCTAGAGATTATTCCTGTGTTGAACAAGATTGACCTTGACAGCGCCAATCCGGAAGAGGTGAAGGATCAGATCGTTGAGCTTTTAGGCTGCGACCGAGGAGATATTCTTGCGGCCAGCGGAAAAACAGGCGTGGGTATTCCAGAAATGTTGGAAGCAATTGTTGATCGGGTTCCAGCACCAAAGGGAGACCCTGAGGCTCCATTACAAGCGTTGATCTTTGATTCTGTTTTCAATCCGTTCCGAGGTATCATCGCCTATTTCCGTGTGATGAATGGAAGCATTCGCAAGGGAGAACAGGTGAAATTTGTGGCAACGGGCAAACAATATGGCGCTGAAGAGATCGGCATTTTGAAATTGAAGCCATCGCCACAATCACAGGTTTTTGCCGGAAACGTTGGCTACATTATTTCGGGCATCAAAACAGCCAAAGAGGTGAAAGTGGGTGATACGATCACTTCTGTGGATCGTCCTTGTGCTGAAGCTATTCAAGGCTTTGAGAATGTGAAACCGATGGTTTTTGCAGGTATCTACCCAGTTGACACAGAAGATTACGAGGAGTTACGCACCAGTATGGACAAACTCCAGCTGAACGATGCATCATTGACATACGAGCCGGAAAGTTCTGCGGCACTTGGTTTCGGCTTCCGTTGTGGTTTCTTGGGAATGCTTCACATGGAGATCATCCAAGAGCGCTTGGAGCGTGAGTTCGACATGACGGTGATCACTACCGTTCCTAACGTTTCATACATCGCCCACACCAAGAAGGGCGAAAAGTTGATCATCAACAACCCATCTGACCTTCCGGAACCCAACTACATCGATGTGGTGGAAGAGCCTTACATCGCTGCGCAGATCATCACTAAATCTGAATACGTTGGGGTGATCATGACGCTTTGCATTGACAAACGCGGCATTCTGAAGAACCAGATCTATTTGACCAGCGACCGAGTGGAACTTCAATTTGAGCTTCCGCTAGGCGAAATCGTGTTCGATTTTTACGATAAATTGAAATCCATTTCGCGTGGATATGCTTCTTTCGATTATCAACCTCTTGATTACAAGCCAAGTCGGTTAGTGAAATTGGATATCCTGCTTAACGGAGATCAGGTTGATGCGCTATCAGCCCTTATTCACATGGATAATGCGCACACCTTGGGGAAAAAGATATGCGCCAAATTGCGCGAATTGATTCCGAGACAGCAGTTTGATATTGCTATTCAAGCAGCTATTGGTGCCAAGATCATTTCGAGAGAAACGGTAAAAGCGATGCGAAAGGACGTTACCGCCAAATGCTACGGTGGCGACATCTCGCGTAAGCGAAAACTCTTGGAAAAGCAGAAAAAAGGGAAGAAACGTATGCGCCAAGTAGGAAACGTAGAAGTTCCTCAGTCTGCGTTTATGGCTGTTCTTAAACTGGATTGA